In Sphingopyxis macrogoltabida, the sequence CTGGGTCCTACTTTCCGGGCTTCCTTGAGCCCCGCAAGATGGTCGAGAAAGCGCTGGTTGCGGTGATCCAGGAAGCGTGGATCGGCGGGGTCAGCACCCGGCGGGTCGATGAACTCGTCCAGGCCATGGGCATGACCGGCATCTCCAAGTCCACCGTCTCCAAGCTTTGCAAGGACATTGACGAGCGCGTCCATGCCTTTCTGAAACGCCCGCTCACCGGCGAATGGCCGTATCTCTGGCTCGATGCCACCTATCTCAAGGTACGCGAAGGCGGGCGGATCATCAGCGTTGCCGCAATAATCGCCATGGCCGTCAACACCGAGGGCCGGCGCGAGATCGTCGGCCTGCATATCGGCCCCTCGGAAGCGGAGGTCTTCTGGTCCGACTTCCTGAAGGACCTTGTTCGGCGCGGTCTTACCGGCGTGAAGCTGGTCATCTCCGATGCTCACGAGGGCCTCAAGGGCGCGATCACCCGCGTCATGGGCGCCACCTGGCAGCGCTGCCGGGTGCACTTCATGCGCAATGCCCTGTCCTATGTGCCCAAGGGCCAGAACACTGTCGTCGCCGCCGCGATCCGCCAGGTCTTCCTGCAGCCCGATCAGAAAAGCGCAACGCAGGTCTGGCGACAGGTCGCCGACCAGTTGCGCACCCGTTGGCCCAAGCTCGGCGCCTGCATGGACGAGGCCGAAACCGACGTGCTCGCCTACACCGGCTTTCCCACCCAGCACCGCACGAAGTTACACTCAACCAATCCGCTCGAGCGGCTCAACAAGGAGGTCAAGCGCCGCGCCGACGTCGTCGGAATCTTCCCGAACGAAGACAGCATCATCCGCCTCGTCGGGGCTGTGCTGATGGAGCAGAACGACGAGTGGCAGCTCCAGCACCGATACATGCAGATCGAAGGCATGGCCGAACTCAACCAACCCATGATCGAGGAGGAAAATCAGCCCCTACACATCACCGCCAAAGCCGCCTGACGATGGCCCACGGCCACAGCCGAAATTACACCACCTTGACGGACGCGACCCGTCGAGGACGATCCGCTGCTTGTGAATCTGTTCCACCAGCCGCCGGCCGGCACGGCTCAGCCCCAGCGTGGGATCGAGCGATCCGCCGCCGAAGACGGTGGTGTTGTTGTAGATCAGTCCGCAGATCCGAAGACCGAGCTCCCAAAACGTCCGCAAATTCTCGATCGGCGGGAGGCCCCACTCATCGGTTTCGTTGGTCAGATAGGTGGCCGATTGCCACCCGACGAGATAGCCGATCTTGCCGTCCTGATGCGCCTGCCGGATGTCGCGCACGCTCTTTACCAGTACCAGCCGCTTTGCATGTTTGTCGAAGAAGTTCAGCATCGTGGTCGCGTTGCTGAAGCTGGACATGCCGTGACCTTGCCAGATATCGACCCCTGCCGATTCCAGCATGTCCAGATATTCGTCGGTCATCGCGGACCCGTCGAGCTGATCGACCAACAGCGTCGAATCCTGGAGCCGCCTTGCATCGTTCAAGGTGGCGGACCGGCGGGACGGCTGATTGGCGAAGGCGGTCGAAGCCGACATTGCCGTTGCAATGCCCAGAAAAGAGCGCCTCTCTCCGATTCATGCCTACTCTCCTGCCGCTTTGGTGCAATTGGCCGCGCCAGTGAGCATCGGAGCTCCCGGAGATCGCGATCAGCCTGTATCATTTGAATATAGGGCTTAGACAAGCGGCAGAAATTTCCGGCCTCAGCTTTAGAAAGCCTATTGAGGTCGCCTACTCCCGGGAAAGGTCATGAAACAATACGGCACCGGGATTTAACAGCATTCTATCCCGGGCGCGGCGGTTCCTTGTCGCGCTGACTGGTGCGGACGGCGGGACTTGAACCCGCATGACACTAGGCCGGCAGATTTTAAGTCTGCTGCGTCTACCGATTTCGCCACGTCCGCATACCATCGCCCGTCAAGCGGATGGCCGTGAAGAGGTCAAGCGGTGTTTGGCGCTTCACCGCGCCGCCTCTGTCGGTTAGACACCGGCGCCATGGAAACAGTCCTCAGCATTTCCGGCCTCGGAAAGACATATAAAAGCGGCCATCAGGCGCTCGCGGGCGTCGATCTCGATATCGCGAAGGGAGAGATTTTCGCGCTGCTCGGCCCGAACGGCGCGGGCAAGACGACGCTGATCAGCATCGTTTGCGGCATCGTCACGCCCAGCGCCGGAACGGTGACCGTCGCCGGGCACGACCATGCCCGCGACTATCGCGCCGCGCGGACGATGATCGGGCTGGTGCCGCAGGAACTCCATACCGACGCGTTCGAGACGGTGATGGCGACGGTGACTTTCTCGCGCGGGCTGTTCGGCAAGCCGCGCGATCCCGCTTTCATCGAGCAGTTGCTGCGCGACCTGTCGCTGTGGGACAAGCGCGGGTCAAAGATCATGGAGCTGTCGGGCGGGATGAAACGCCGCGTGATGATCGCCAAGGCGCTCAGCCACGAACCCGAAATCCTGTTCCTCGACGAGCCGACCGCGGGCGTCGACGTCGAACTGCGCCGCGACATGTGGAATATGGTCCGCGGGCTGCGCGAGCGCGGCGTCACGATCATCCTGACCACCCATTATATCGAGGAGGCCGAGGAAATGGCCGACCGCGTCGGGGTGATCAGCAAGGGGCGCCTGATCCTCGTCGAAGAGAAGAATGCGCTGATCAAGAAGCTCGGCCGCAAGACGCTGACGCTCAACCTTGCCGAGCCGCTGGAGGCGGTTCCCGCCGACCTGGCGCAGTGGAACCTCGCGCTCGCGGGGGAGGGGCATGAGCTCGTCTATGAATTCGACAGCCAGGCCGAGGCGACGGGGGTTCCCTCGCTCCTGCGGCGGATGAGCGACCTTGGCATCCAGTTCAAGGACCTCAATACCAAGCAAAGCTCGCTCGAGGATATTTTCGTCGGGCTGGTGCACGAGACCAAAGCGGAGCAAGCGGCATGATTTCCAATTTTCGCGGCATCCGCGCGATCTACCAGTTCGAAATGGCGCGTTTCGGCCGCACCTTCTGGACCAGCCTGATGCTGCCGGTGATCACCACCGCGCTCTATTTTGTCGTCTTCGGCTCGGCGATCGGCAGCCGGATGACCGAGGTCAGCAATGTCCCCTATGGCGCGTTCATCGTGCCGGGCCTCATGATGCTCACGATGTTCACCGAAAGCATCAGCAACGCCAGCTTCGGCATTTACATGCCGAAATGGACCGGGACGATCTACGAGATGCTGTCGGCGCCGATGTCGCCGCTCGAATTGCTGGTCGCCTATGTCGGCGCCGCGGCGACGAAATCGGTGATCATCGGCGCGATCATCTTCGCGACCGCGCATCTCTTCGTCGATGTCCAGATCGCGCACCCGCTGCTGATGGCGGCGTTCATGGTCCTGATGGCGGTCACCTTCTGCCTGTTCGGCTTCATCATCGGTATCTGGGCGCAGAGCTTCGAGCAGCTTCAGGTGATCCCGATGCTCGTCATCTACCCGCTGACCTTTTTGGGCGGCGCTTTCTATTCGCTCGACATGCTGCCGGCGGCGTGGCGGACGATCACGCTGTTCAATCCCGTCGTCTATCTGATCAGCGGGTTTCGCTGGACCTTCTTCGGGCAGGGCGATGTCGGGATCGGCGTCAGCATGGGCGCGGTTTCGCTGTTCCTTGCGCTGTGCCTCGCCGTCATCTTCTGGATGTTCCGAACCGGCTACCGCCTGAAGAATTGAATTTCATAATCGTCATTGCGAGCGCAGCGAAGCAATCTCCAGTTCGATAGCTGGAGATTGCTTCGCTGCACTCGCAATGACGTTGGGGGCCGCGACCTCAGTCGTTCAGCCGCTCGCGCATTTCCTTGCCGGGCTTGAAATAGGGCACCGCCTTGGCCTTCACCGCGACGGGTGCGCCCGTGCGCGGGTTGCGGCCGGTGCGCGATTCGCGGCTGCGGGTCGAAAACGCCCCGAATCCGCGCAGTTCGACGCGACCGCCAGAGGCGAGTTGATCGACGATCGAGTCGAAAAAGGCATCGACGATGCGCTCGACCTCCTCAAGGCGCAGGTCGCTGTTTTCGCTTGCGATCTTTTGAACCAGTTCCGACCGGATCATGAGCTTCCCCTAATTATCACGCACCCCGCGGATGCAGGCTATCCGGTCGTTGCCGGCTTGCTTGCGTGAGACCCCTCCCAACGCGGTGCGGAGACTATCATGAATCATTATCCGGTCAAAATATATCGCGGCAGCAAAAAGGCCCGCAGAGGGACACTCTGCGGGCCTTTTGTTTCGCCTGACGGCGGCAGGAGGATCAGTCCTTCTTGCCGGCCTTCAGCGCCTCGCCGAGGATGTCGCCAAGCGACGCACCCGAGTCCGACGAACCGTACTGTGCAACGGCTTCCTTCTCTTCGGCGATCTGCATCGCCTTGACCGAGAAGTTCGGCTTTTTCGAGCGGTCGAAGCCGATGACCATCGCATCGAACTTCTGGCCGACCTGATAACGCTCGGCGCGCTGTTCGTCGCGGTCGCGGCCAAGGTCGGCGCGCTTGATGAAGCCGGTGGCGCCATCTTCGCCGGCCTGCACTTCGAGGCCGTTGTCGCGGACTTCGAGGACCGAGACGGTGACGATGTCGTTCTTCTTCAGCGAACCCGCTGCGGCAACGCCGCCGCCAACGGCCGGGGCGCCCTTTTCAAGCTGCTTGATGCCGAGGCTGATGCGTTCCTTCTCGACGTCGACGTCGAGAATGACGACCTGCACATTCTCGCCCTTGCGGTGGAGGTGCAGCGCTTCTTCGCCCGAGATGCCCCACGCGATGTCCGACATGTGGACCATGCCGTCGACGTCGCCGGGCAGGCCGATGAACAGGCCGAATTCGGTCGCGTTCTTGACTTCGCCTTCGACGACCGAGCCAACCGGATGTTCTTCGGCGAACGCGCCCCACGGGTTCGACTGGGCCTGCTTGAGGCCGAGCGAGATGCGGCGCTTGTCGCTGTCGACTTCGAGGACGATGACATCGACTTCCTGGCTCGTCGAAACGATCTTGCCGGGGTGGACGTTCTTCTTGACCCACGACATTTCGCTGACGTGGACCAGGCCTTCGATGCCGGGTTCGAGTTCGACGAACGTACCGTAATCGGTGATGTTCGTGACGGTGCCCGACAGCTTCGCACCGACGGGGTATTTGGCGGCGACGCCTTCCCACGGATCGCTTTCGAGCTGCTTCATGCCGAGGCTGATGCGCTGCGTGTCGCGGTTGATGCGGATGATCTGGACGCGGACGGTGTCACCGATGTTGATGACTTCGCTCGGGTGGTTGACACGCTTGTAGCTCATGTCGGTGACATGGAGCAGGCCGTCGATGCCGCCGAGGTCGACGAACGCACCGTAATCGGTGATGTTCTTGACCGCGCCTTCGATGATCTGGCCTTCTTCGAGGTTCTGGATCAGGCCCGAGCGCTGTTCGGCGCGCGTTTCCTCGAGGATGGCGCGGCGCGACACGACGATGTTGCCGCGGCGGCGATCCATCTTGAGGATCTGGAACGGCTGCGGCAGGTCCATGAGCGGGCCGACGTCGCGCACGGGGCGGATATCGACCTGCGAACCCGGAAGGAACGCCACGGCACCGCCGAGGTCGACGGTGAAGCCGCCCTTGACGCGGCCGAAGATGACGCCTTCGACGCGGGCTTCCTTGTTGAATTCTTCTTCCAGGCGGTCCCACGCGGCTTCGCGGCGAGCACGGTCGCGCGACAGCATGGTTTCGCCATTGGCGTTTTCGACGCGGTCGACATAGACTTCGACTTCGTCACCGACGTTGAGGTCGGCCTTCTGGCCCGGCATGGCGAATTCGCGAAGCGGCACACGGCCTTCGCTCTTCAGGCCGATGTCGATCACTGCCAGGTCGTTTTCGATCGCGGTCACGGTGCCCTTGACGACGCGGCCTTCAAAGCCGCCGTCGGCACCACCAAGCGATTCGTCGAGCATCGCGGCGAAATCGTCGCGCGTCGGGAAAGCCGTAGTGGCCATAGAGTGTATTCCTTACTTCATTGTTCCGGCCAAGCGGTTGGGTCCGCTGGTCTTGTGGCCGATCCGTCCTGCCCGCCGGATGCGAGGCAGAACATCCGCGAAGCGGCACGAAAGCGAAGCACGGGCAAAGCAAAATGGGCGCGACGGGTGAACCCCATCACGCCCGACGCTCAGGTGGAGCGGCGGCCTGTCAGTGCCTCAACCAGCGTTATCGCCCGTTGGACGGCGTCGCCTATAGTCAAATCGCC encodes:
- a CDS encoding IS256-like element ISSpma2 family transposase → MTEDRLLIEELAAKGGQPDFLRTIAENVLQLIMEADVDGLIGAGRHERSSERATWRNGYRDRSLDTRVGTLNLKIPKLRAGSYFPGFLEPRKMVEKALVAVIQEAWIGGVSTRRVDELVQAMGMTGISKSTVSKLCKDIDERVHAFLKRPLTGEWPYLWLDATYLKVREGGRIISVAAIIAMAVNTEGRREIVGLHIGPSEAEVFWSDFLKDLVRRGLTGVKLVISDAHEGLKGAITRVMGATWQRCRVHFMRNALSYVPKGQNTVVAAAIRQVFLQPDQKSATQVWRQVADQLRTRWPKLGACMDEAETDVLAYTGFPTQHRTKLHSTNPLERLNKEVKRRADVVGIFPNEDSIIRLVGAVLMEQNDEWQLQHRYMQIEGMAELNQPMIEEENQPLHITAKAA
- a CDS encoding membrane dipeptidase — protein: MSASTAFANQPSRRSATLNDARRLQDSTLLVDQLDGSAMTDEYLDMLESAGVDIWQGHGMSSFSNATTMLNFFDKHAKRLVLVKSVRDIRQAHQDGKIGYLVGWQSATYLTNETDEWGLPPIENLRTFWELGLRICGLIYNNTTVFGGGSLDPTLGLSRAGRRLVEQIHKQRIVLDGSRPSRWCNFGCGRGPSSGGFGGDV
- a CDS encoding ABC transporter ATP-binding protein codes for the protein METVLSISGLGKTYKSGHQALAGVDLDIAKGEIFALLGPNGAGKTTLISIVCGIVTPSAGTVTVAGHDHARDYRAARTMIGLVPQELHTDAFETVMATVTFSRGLFGKPRDPAFIEQLLRDLSLWDKRGSKIMELSGGMKRRVMIAKALSHEPEILFLDEPTAGVDVELRRDMWNMVRGLRERGVTIILTTHYIEEAEEMADRVGVISKGRLILVEEKNALIKKLGRKTLTLNLAEPLEAVPADLAQWNLALAGEGHELVYEFDSQAEATGVPSLLRRMSDLGIQFKDLNTKQSSLEDIFVGLVHETKAEQAA
- a CDS encoding ABC transporter permease produces the protein MISNFRGIRAIYQFEMARFGRTFWTSLMLPVITTALYFVVFGSAIGSRMTEVSNVPYGAFIVPGLMMLTMFTESISNASFGIYMPKWTGTIYEMLSAPMSPLELLVAYVGAAATKSVIIGAIIFATAHLFVDVQIAHPLLMAAFMVLMAVTFCLFGFIIGIWAQSFEQLQVIPMLVIYPLTFLGGAFYSLDMLPAAWRTITLFNPVVYLISGFRWTFFGQGDVGIGVSMGAVSLFLALCLAVIFWMFRTGYRLKN
- a CDS encoding integration host factor subunit beta gives rise to the protein MIRSELVQKIASENSDLRLEEVERIVDAFFDSIVDQLASGGRVELRGFGAFSTRSRESRTGRNPRTGAPVAVKAKAVPYFKPGKEMRERLND
- the rpsA gene encoding 30S ribosomal protein S1, with product MATTAFPTRDDFAAMLDESLGGADGGFEGRVVKGTVTAIENDLAVIDIGLKSEGRVPLREFAMPGQKADLNVGDEVEVYVDRVENANGETMLSRDRARREAAWDRLEEEFNKEARVEGVIFGRVKGGFTVDLGGAVAFLPGSQVDIRPVRDVGPLMDLPQPFQILKMDRRRGNIVVSRRAILEETRAEQRSGLIQNLEEGQIIEGAVKNITDYGAFVDLGGIDGLLHVTDMSYKRVNHPSEVINIGDTVRVQIIRINRDTQRISLGMKQLESDPWEGVAAKYPVGAKLSGTVTNITDYGTFVELEPGIEGLVHVSEMSWVKKNVHPGKIVSTSQEVDVIVLEVDSDKRRISLGLKQAQSNPWGAFAEEHPVGSVVEGEVKNATEFGLFIGLPGDVDGMVHMSDIAWGISGEEALHLHRKGENVQVVILDVDVEKERISLGIKQLEKGAPAVGGGVAAAGSLKKNDIVTVSVLEVRDNGLEVQAGEDGATGFIKRADLGRDRDEQRAERYQVGQKFDAMVIGFDRSKKPNFSVKAMQIAEEKEAVAQYGSSDSGASLGDILGEALKAGKKD